The Malus domestica chromosome 13, GDT2T_hap1 genome includes a window with the following:
- the LOC103452784 gene encoding DNA-directed RNA polymerases II, IV and V subunit 9A gives MSTMKFCRECNNILYPKEDKEQKSLLYACRNCDHQEIAETNCVYRNEIHHAVGERTQILQDVAADPTLPRTKAVRCAECKHGEAVFFQATARGEEGMTLFFVCCNPSCGHRWRD, from the exons ATGAGTACCATGAAATTTTGCCGCGAATG TAACAACATTCTGTACCCGAAGGAGGACAAGGAGCAGAAGAGCCTCCTCTACGCCTGCCGCAACTGCGATCACCAG GAGATTGCTGAGACCAACTGTGTCTACAGAAACGAGATACACCACGCTGTTGGTGAGCGCACTCAGATATTGCAGGATGTAGCTGCAGATCCTACTCTTCCAAGAACTAAAGCCGTGCGCTGTGCtgagtgcaagcatggagaagCTGTTTTCTTTCAG GCAACTGCTAGAGGAGAGGAGGGTATGACATTGTTCTTCGTCTGCTGCAACCCCAGCTGCGGCCATAGGTGGAGAGACTAA